The sequence below is a genomic window from Chloroflexota bacterium.
GCTGGCCTTTTTGTGGATGGGGGAGATGACAGACAAACCCCGGCTCTACAGAACTGAAGCCATCGTGCTCAAACGCAGCGATTTAGGGGAGGCCGATCGCTTGCTCACACTTTACACGCCTGACATGGGCAAATTGCGCGTGGTCGCCAAAGGCGTGCGCAAGCCTACCAGCCGTAAGAGCGGCCATGTGGAACTGTTTTCCCTCACAGATTTGCTCATTGCCCGTGGGCGTAACTTGGATATCGTAACCCAGGCCGAGGTAATTGAGCCCCACCGGATTCTGCGAGAGGATTTGCTTCGTGCCTCCTATGCCCATTACGTGTCCGAACTCGTGGATCGTTTCACCGGGGAGGAAGAAGAGAATTTCCCATTATATCGTCTCCTGTCCAGCACCTTGGATTGGGTCTGCACGAGTGGTGACCTTTCGCTTACTGTGCGCTATTTTGAACTGCATCTGCTCGAACTCGTAGGTTACCGTCCTCAATTGCAGATCTGTGTCCG
It includes:
- the recO gene encoding DNA repair protein RecO, whose protein sequence is MTDKPRLYRTEAIVLKRSDLGEADRLLTLYTPDMGKLRVVAKGVRKPTSRKSGHVELFSLTDLLIARGRNLDIVTQAEVIEPHRILREDLLRASYAHYVSELVDRFTGEEEENFPLYRLLSSTLDWVCTSGDLSLTVRYFELHLLELVGYRPQLQICVRCSKEIGSSAVLFSAEMGGVICARCGESGQKMQTLSPEGLQVMRYLQDNDYRVAIRLRPSRGIRRELEGVLQAYIVYLLERRLQSVDFLNQMRRELTDSRLTDDPKVGTVQDDFGVSSPDEGVGP